A stretch of DNA from Arachis hypogaea cultivar Tifrunner chromosome 19, arahy.Tifrunner.gnm2.J5K5, whole genome shotgun sequence:
TAAATTTCATTGACCAAAATCCTGTTGAACATGGTATGAACTCTCACTCCCTCTATTTTCTCTATTGTTCATTGCTTAAAGGTGTTGACAAAAAAATGATCATATTAGAGCCTTAATGTTGAGTCAATTTTAGACCAGTTTTCCACCTGAATTATGAAAAATTATGCACTTGAACATAGTTTCGGTGGTTTGAATTCGCAAACTTTGATATTGGCAAGTATTTTCATTTatcgaattcatccttaaaaacTCCGTTTTTTGTATAAACTGTTTAATGCTTTGAGTTGCATATATCGATTTGTGATGCAGGTTGATGGCAAGTTAAAAGCTCTACGATATGcatgtgtgtgtttggattagagTTTGCAAACGagattttgtataaaattgattttacaaatttgattttgataaaaagtgagttggtgttaacgtgatttatgcttggtaattttgtatcaaaatggattataataaaatgaatgttctttagatTACATTATTCAAAATTACGTTTAGacaaaaattactaaaaagtACATGAATTTATATCattcaaatttatattattttaatatttttttactataattacttttgaaaagaatttaaatttatgtattgaAAATTAGTactcttttattataatttgttaatACTCTTCTTTTGTActctttttgtatttaattatatctttttaataaaatttatattataaaaattaataataaataaaacatatactaatttaagaatgtacagttaaaaaaatatacaaagtcaaataaaaaaataaaattttataaaaaaaaaatacgtattaataaaaataattaaaaaaaatatatgaataatgaatattaaaaattctattaaaaaaatacaatgatatacataagtgaaacataaaaaaattctaaacaaaaatattcatattattaataaaaaaaataaataattgataaaaattaaaacttaacaaaaagtattaataataatattaaaaaaatatttgtttatgaAGCATAACTATGAAAAAaattcaagaattctaatgattatttttggtattttttattgtAGATGAGATCGGATGGCAAATTTGGTGGAAtgccaattaattttttaatttatgaagtGAACGTAGAAACTAAACGCAAAAGCTACAATTTGTTTGTTTCTGGTGAACGGAAGAATCATGTTCGcgttcagaagaaaaaaattagccaaacaaAAATTACAGCATTAAAAAAGATTGAATGCGTTCTTGTGCTTCCAACGTTTTTACCAAACACACCCCATGGTCAACTGCAAAACCATTTTGGATGCATGACTCGGATATGaatcatgtttttattttttacttttctatGAGTCTCTTTTTTTGCTTAATTTATTGAGAAATTCATAATTGTTTTTATCTTTTCATTTGTTCTTATACtatgtttttgagaattgaagatCATTTATTTTCTCCAACGAAATGCTTTTTCGATGCACTTATTTTGCAAGATGATgtagaggtaatttttcaatttttttttaaatttagtttgtTGCTTTGGTATTGGTTTACTTGTTGGtcatattaattaaaagaaactttttattttctactatAACTGGTTTTTAGAAGCACAATTAAAACAATTCAAagaataaaagttttttttttcaactaatcacCTAAATTCAAAGGACAGCTAATCAAATCAATTGGTTTACTTGTTATCTATAAGTATAATAACCCGTATCATGCacatgataagattgaaattataatattaagttgttttattaaaattaatttgaattataataatttgactaATAAAAAAGTATCATGTTATGCATTGTTCGTTTTTTCTTAATTTAGTGTTAAGTATATCAactctaaaataattattaatcaattttagtaatttattttttttaataaattagacataTATACttaatgtgaccataaataacctagtaatactttttaccaacaaatttttatatgttgttttaccgtaaggtaagaacatatcaaaatcagcttAAAATGAACAACAAATTATTAGAGAATGCACAACGttctctaataaataataaataatttaaaattactaatatttatttaatacaccATATGCTAATACtaagagtattttttaaaaagatatattcgtaaaaatagatataatatgattacaaatataaaataaacaaatatgttaaataaaaagttaaaccaATATGCCTACCAATATCTTTATTAAATTTTGCAAATTAGAGAATAAGTATGTATTCGGTTGTTTGGTGATCACATAGATAATTGAATAATTGAGTTGTAAATTGATTTCACAGtgtgcacttttttttttttatttctaaataaaagcaagaattaagtgaaataagtagtaatatataatgaaaaagataaaatattttgcatatgtatagaTAATTGTTACAAAACAAAACCTTattgtgaaatattaaaatttcacatactccaaatcatgaagatcaaccacaatgtaatggtcacttcttcttattttttatcaTGATATAAGCTCTTCTTTTTCGGTCAATAGTCCAAtaacatctaattaaaaaaaaataaaaatattaaattaaggacaaataaatgaataacataataaatcacttataaattaaagaaattttaccaatttattttatattaaacgataaaactaacaatatattaataaaaagatataCCTTTAAAAAGTTGCAATACAATTTTAAACATTTGcataaataaactattaaaatttatgttattgataaaatgatgctattatataatttcttttcaaaaattaaaaaaaaaaagttttgtgTAGATTAATACAAATTAATTACGTACCAAATAAGTTGGATTGTTCATTTGTTTGTTTCAATATATCAGCATAAGCAAGAAAATTGGCATCAACCGTATCTATTATacgtgactccttcttaaaagttattctacataCGTGTGTAGTCGGAATATAAATTTCACTTGATTCCTCAATTACAAAATCTGAGAAGATATAGACCTTTTCCTCAATCAGTTCATTCTCAAACATCTTTgccaaataattcttgattgaaGAATGAATTTTATCACAatgtaaaacaaattaaatataaaaactatTAGTAATTACAAAGTTATTAAATGGCATTGTCTTTGATTGCAATGGTTtacttattaaataaatttaaaatacgaacaaaaaatatttataaattggacCTAACATCAGttgaaagaatcatgaaaaataatcaactaaCTTTAACATCCATTagaaccatttctatgtaagtcgtcttgctcttatcaaatttggatgagactttccataaccttataattattgtttttattttctaaactttTTCATCACATAATCTACCATAAATAATACTATTGATAGAATCGTAGCTAGCCGCtattaggtatgaaaaataaaatttagaaaaagaacAATGTCtaaattatgaattctctaaatgataaataattgtaaaaatttactattactataatatatatatatatatatatatatatatatatatatatatatatatatatatatatattaagctttatgattaattcaatggaaatacttactcaatatatatttatctacattaattatatgccaatatttttaagaaagaactaaatgaggagatatataaatatatatatatattaatattaagctttatgattaattcaatagaaatacttactcaatatatatttatctacattaattatatgccaatatttttaggaaagagctaaatgaggagatatataaatatatataatattattgctatataggaaGCAGATATAAATTGCtacgtttttttttattatattatacaacttaaaattatagtatcatgttattattaattatagatacttgctataattatatcaaatttaattatgactctaaataaataaaatatataacaatcaatattattttttttacattcaatatttactgtaaatataaaaaataaaataattaatgaataaaaataggagtaaaaaataaaacatattaattaaaatttaatttgttaaataattgattttgtgTTCATGCAATATAATTTCACAAAAATGTTATGAATCACAACTtttttataccacaaaaaaatattatatgtagtttttagtagataaaaataattataaaaattaattattaatattgatATCAATCACAATTTATTATTGACACTTTAATcctttttaaaatatgttttactttttaaaatataatgcatgtaCAGTCTATAATaccttttctattattattattattattattattattattattattattattattattattattattattatctaattgatataaaaataaatgagtCATTATTAATGTGTGCACCAACTatttactaataaaattattgcacataaatgagaattagaactatatcaattaatacaattagaatgattaaaaatattgatgattgataattagtttaataatgcattgatacctcactttcattagttgataatgtattaaatattgattttatataattataataaaatattttcctaaattagtataatcatgcattattcattaaatattaattataatataattataataaagatatttttataaaataaatttagaagagagaataatattttcattttggaggaaaaataaattcatgaggaattgacactTCACTTTTATTGGTTGgaaaaaaaactcaattttaatatattaagtagattttttttatgtattaattttatatttaatattaaaacatgacaatttactatgttatttttctattactGTATGTAGTattacattataaaatataaaaattgaagtgATTATTATATAACTTAGATGGATTggactaaatataaaaatataaaacagaattgtattattaaattttaataattttaattagttagtgatttaaaataagatagaagtgactattcataattgaatagttttggcttattagactaaaaaaattgaaaaacgctctaaataaaaagccaaattaacTTTAATCCTTGCCttttttttcaaacattttcattacataatctactATAAGTAATACTATTGATAGAATCATAGCTTGTAGCCATTAGGTAtagaaaatagtaaagaaaaaaagaaatatgaaTGAGATACGAATTTTAtagatgataaataattaaaacaatTGACTAATACgacttatatatatactaattgcAAAGGATATGGATTTTTAATGGGATACTTGCtactattgaaaaaaaattatataaatagagaCACCTGCTAAATATATACAGTATATTATATTGCCCACATTAATTATATGacaaaattttgagaaaagaGATAAAacaggagatatataaatatgtataatattattgctatatatgaaGCAGGTttatattgttataattatagagacttactataattatatcaattttaattataactgtaaataaataaaatagcaaacaatcaaaactattttttttttctttttatagtcaaaatttactgtaaatgtaaaaaataaaatcactaataattcaaaaatttgattgagaAATAAAACTTTATAATCTAAATTTAATTGGTTAACTAATTAATCTTATGtccatataataatattattattattatatgttgattagaactatatcaattatatcaattatataaagtcaaaactattattattattattattattattattattattattattattattattattgcataaTAGGTAATTAATCATGTGAATTATTATTATGAAGTCACGTTtattatgcttgaaattgatataattgtcatatactctcaatcatattgattatatcaatttaattatattaattatattcaaATTATTAGTCAATTATTTTAATGAAAATTCTTGCTATAATTAAGTTATTCCTATGTTATTATCTTGTATCAGTTcttataattaattcaataaagatatttattcaatatatatgttatctatattaattatatgtcaatatttataagaatgagttaaaaaaaagtaatatataaatatatataatattatttttatataaaaataaaaataaatggatATAAActgtattataaaaaaaataaagcctaTTTATAGAAATAACGAAAAACTCAAGTAATTAtttattggtttttatggtttctattacatttaataaaaattgagtaatctaaaaaataattatggagGTGACATGTACATATATATTAATACAGAAAGAATATATATTCAAAACACAAATTTATCCTTTATcttcattaaatatttaaattaattcaattaaatGAGTGTTTTAATAAAAGgatatactattattattattattattattattattattaaaataaaaatatcattaattgataattagtttaataatatattaaatattaatttaatataattataataaaaatatttttccaaaataatataatcatacattattcatgagttaattataatgcaattaaagatattattatgacATAATATTTACTTTATTTCTATTACACTTTGTATATATCATCAAAAGATAcacgttttattattttttttagataaaatttgtttttatcggtaaaaaaattgtgtttagGTCAACGATTTACTATATGTTTAGGTAGAGATTTTTTCGAATATAATGAAAttacaattaaagaaataaaggataaaaataaacttaaatataTCGGACagtactttattttattaaagtatttaaaaatagcacatccacaaaaaatactcataatatataaattgagacaataatttaaaattctctaatactaatttaatcaaatactaatattaaaaccaAATTACTTAAACAATATTGATTCCATTCTAGTCCTTAGTCACGTATAGaatagagtcattctcgtaacgacaaccaactgaaacaaTATCGTAAGTTTGAACATTTAAAATTCGTACAAATTCAGACCATCCTCATGttaaataagcttcatcatccgctatccaCGCATTGTGGCAAGGTATATAATTGCCACACCGAGAAACCAAACTAATCCTTATTCCCCGCAATGGctttgcatgcatgcaaaagaaagccgataatttctgaaaaaaatcacaatatgttataaaattattctaataacgaaaagtttaaaataagaaaatttaaatatattaccaacGTTGAAATTGTATATCCGAGTTTGTCACGAATTTAGCAAAATTGAACTTAAACTGAgggaattcaatctcattatgtgctccactttaaagattttcgggcagacgtaaaaagcatggaggggatggaacttgaacttgcccTATAAAGTTCCGTGGAaacaattactcaatcaaaaatcgAGTTCCTCCCAATAAAGCTAATTTTAACCACattccattaggttggtcataataggtgagtagatcAAACCATCCTTCGGAAAAGTAGAGATTATTGCCCTTCTTTGGACGCTTACATCCATATAGTTGGAACCCGAATCAGCGAAAAtaactcgatgaggtatttcatggatgtgatgcattgtaaacgatTGTGGCAAAATACAATCGAACTGGAAtattagacgataagaataacttagagtaataacaattaataaattatcaaaagaataatataatagaatgagtatatgaaaaacattataaaaaattatgaattgtaccttaaaaggatcaatttcaataaaaaacgaagaatacattcttattatatgaagtagttaaaaaatatatatataattatgagttgactctcaaatttagagtcatgtaccacagaaaaacactatatatagactttagtaaaacaaaaataaatatgtaaattatttattattaaggtaattttttattatatacagtaattatgcatcatatattaattttgttaaaactatatatttttatcatatcaTAATTAGAATCATTATCTTCTATCATGATCAGAGAAATCTTGGACAACAAATAAGAATATTATACCCAAAAGAATAGATGgttgaaaatttgattttaatatagtACAATAATAGATAGATATATTTTAAAACTCCTAAGTCCTAATAACAAAACCAAACAAAAATGTCAACAAAAACATCAATTGATAAATTGTAGGATTAGAAGTTAGAATCTTATTTgaccatatttttttataaaattatttttgtaaagatttgattttcttaaaaattaaaagCAAGGTTATTAACATTTTCATAAATTCCCATTATTATGAAGAATATTTGTTTTAGTGAAGAGCGAAGTTAAATGGCTAATTTCATTTAATAACGTTCGTgtatatgtgttttttttttttaaggtgataattatatttgtttatttctgaaatttggcaaaaaattttaaaatatttataaattttattttaaaaaattttaatttgtattaaatatatttttgataattaaatttttaaaaaatttagaatcaattcAGCATTAATATTTGACagtgataaaattttatattttgacttatttatattttaaatttttttataaaattattactgaattaattttaattctttaaaaaatatagctattaaatttatatttgatggaaacaaaatttttttaaaataaaataaaaataaaccaaatttaagatattttaaaacttttgataAAGAGACAAACAAAGATAttctttaacttaaaaaaaaataaaataaaatctttactTCTTACCCGACTTCACTCGTCAGTCGTCGCTTATCATAGCAAATCGCAAGCCAGTTGCGCGGTTCCTGTCTCTAGTTTTCGCCCTCTTTTATTTATActtctcattttaaattttaaatacagcTGCTACTGCTGCCGTCAAAACTCAGCACCACGGCCCCACCGCTCTCCACTCGCCGGCAGCTTCCTCTGTTGGTACACCTCTTGTTTCTCGTAGTTGATTTTGTTCATATTTGATTCATATGTAAGTTTATCTGATCATTGTTAGAATCTTAGTCCTTTAAGCGTAACCAACCAAGAGTTAAATTGATTCAAAAGATTGATTCCTTCATTTCTCCTAAATTGtaaccctaaccctagctcaaaCTCTAACCCTCTCTCCAGATACAAAATTGACAGAAGGCAAAAGAATCAACATGGATAGGATCAGTTGCTTACCGAACTATATCCTTTGCGAAATTCTCTCATACCTCCCAACAAAACAAGCTGGATCCACCAGCGTCCTCTCTCGCAGATGGCGCCACGTTTGGAAGGATCTCCAAGTCATTGACATAGATGATAGACACTTTCGGGATGAAGATCCATTTGATTCTTACGTCAATGCTATTCTAACTCAGCGCAATGCAGATTACTCCATCGAAAAGTTCCGCCTTAATTGCGAAACGAATTCAACGGATCTCATCTTAACATGGCTTGATGCCGTCATTTGGCCCCCATCTCCAGGAACTATATCTCAACCTTCATGTAAATGGAAGGTTTGGACTCAAGTTGCCTGAAGCCATATTCACTTGTCCATTACTCAAGTCCCTTGTTTTGAAACGTGAAATTTCTTTGAATTGTGGTCGAGAGTTTCCAAATGTTTATCTTCCATCCCTCAAGAACCTAAAGCTAAAGTTGTTTATCCCCTATGTGCACCCCAACAAGCTTTTATCTGGCTGCCCTGTTCTTGAAAATCTTACGCTCTTTCTCGCGAACAATACCCCAGATGCTCGTAATGTTTATGTACCTACAATCCAGATGCCTCGGACATTGAAAAGTTTAACCTTTGAAGATGACACTATCGTGCTTGATGAGATTTACCATCGTGTGATAGACACGCCTTCTCTTGAATACCTCAATATCAAAATAACCATCCCAAAGAACTCAGAGCTACAGGTTTCGTTTAGCAGTTTCCCTAACATGGTGGAGGCACATCTTGATATTGATAATGCACGTGTTGAGCATGGCGCTTGGGTGCCCGACCTTCTCCGGGCACTCCGCGAAACAAAATTGTTGGCATTGAGATATTACACAACACGGGTAACATGCTTATCATAGTCCTATGATTCCTCAAGCTAAATGTTTGATGTAAATCGATAATTTGAATTTATAACTATAATTGCGAATTAGGAATTATATTTGATATCTAGTTATCTTTTATACAGTGCTTATTTAGTGCTCCAGCTTTCGAGTTTCCAGAATTTCACCGCTTGGTCAATCTAGAGGTTGATGTTCCATGTTTCAACACAAACTTCATGCTAAACTTCCTTCATAATTGTCATGTACTTGAAGGTCTTGTAGTTGGTATTTGGCCGGTATGAGTACATTtcaatttaaaacttaaaactagTGTCTCTATTTCTTTTTGTTGTTTGCCTGCATATATTGATAAGTGTTGTTTCCTGTGATCAGGGATTTGATTCTTACACGATGGAGTATCATGGGCCAACACCACCAACCATGGTTCCCAATTGTGTGACATCACATCTCAAGAGTGTTGAGTTTAGAGCATATGAGGACACTGCAGATGAGCGTGAATTTATTGTATATCTTTTACAAAAAGGACTTGTTTTGAAGACAGTGACAATTTCTATTGAACCTGATTTCGATCAAGAGACAAAGTACGAATTTGTCAGGGAATTATATGCTGAATTATATGCTATACCAAGGGGCTCTACAACATGTCAGCTAAATATTTGGCCATAATTCCATTTAACATGGTATGAACTCCCACTATCTCTATTCTCTGTTATTCGTTGATCAAAGCTGTTGACAAAATATCATGTTAGATAGAGGCTTAAAAGTTTCAAAATTATTTAAGTTGTGTATTTGTTGAGTcaattttagggtttaggccAGTGTTCCacctaaattattaaaatatttgttgATGCTTATGAATAAATTTGTTTGATGCCCTGTTCCTTCAGAAATAATGAACATAGTATCTGTGGTTTGGATTTGCTAACTTTGATATTGGAAAGTATTTTCATTTctcgaattcatccttaaaaagTCTTTTTTTTTAGTCTCTTCTTATCCTTGGAAATTTATATATGCTCTTTAATGCTTTGAGAGTTGCATATATGGATTTGTGATGCAGGTTATGGCAAGTTAAAAACTCTACACTCTGATCAACTGCAGAACGATTTTGGATGCATGgatcatgtttttatttttcacttttttgtagtctttttttttttgcttaatttATTGGGCaattcataattatttttatctttttatttgttcttatacTATGTTTTCGAGAATTGGTGAGATCATTTATTTTCTCCAACGAAattgttgtgataagaatgggaCGTGGATGCCCATTCCCATGTGAAGCTCACATTCTCAAGAGAGAATATATTTAATAAGGTTGAAAAAGTTACCTTCCTGTATGCATATAAATAGAAATAGGACTCAGCCTCAGGCAAATACACACATCAATAAAAGCACACACATCAATAAAAGTATTTTTCCTCTCTCTCTACGaagcttttctttctcttcatattacaaatatagtattaatatataaatcataGTTATTACGGTAGGATGATATtaatattagtgaatattaatactagcgtctttcatttatatttctttattttatctttcttatttagttattttataacacgttatcagcacgaaactctaacaaaattttaagaagattccaggtaacaaatttttattatatcgaaactctttcatcttgaatataatgcttttgatatatctggatactatatgctaaaatccatcttgattcaatggatcttgaagataccattaaggctaaaaataatacatcccaaaaggataaagtcaaatccatgatttttcttcgtcatcatcttgaagtatgattgaaaaatgaatatcccacattaaaagatcctgcagatctgtggaaagaccttgaagaaaggtacaatcatgtgatacttcctcaagcccgatatgttagagaaaatttttttgaccttccatgcctcgaatgtgttcctgcagcagcagtatcaagaaaaagaatttaaaattttttttgagctcttgctttcttgttgctgaacacAACAATGAGATgctcttaagaaatcatgaagtgcgcccagctggcgccgccccatttcctgaagcaaatgcggcaaattataaccccagaagaggtaaatggcaagattttgataacaagaaaaattatggaaagaaaagaaattatgttcacaagaaagatCTCACgtgaagtgggataaagaaagaaataatgggcaaagtatatcaattgaggataaatgcttccgttgtggtggaaagggccattggtcacgtacctgtcgtaccccaaggcacctagttgatctttatcaagcatccttgaaaagaGATGAcaaaaaaaggaaacaaattttgtttcaaatgatgaaaattccaccactccttatgatgtatctaatttctttaaggattctaAAGGAAATATtagctatttgatcaatgatggaatagtttgatatatgtatgtgtttgttaagtattcatgtgaataattttactgtgcatgtacttttactcatttttttatttgtctttgaagaaaaatggtaaggacatattctgaagatatttgccttgtggatagtgcaagttcgcacactattcttaaaagtaatatatattttacccatcttgtgccaaaagatgaatatgttaatactattattggctcgggcaatgtgatagaaggctccggaagagctataattttatttcctGAATGAACaaaatttgtaataaataatgcactattatctaccaagtccctgaggaacttgttgagtttaaaagatattcgccgaaatggatatcatgttgagactatgaatgagggaaatcatgagtacttatgtatcacaactcatgattcaaatgagaaagttatattagaaaagttgccctcactttcatctgggttatattatacaaagattagtgcaattgactcacatgccattgtaaaccagaagtttactagcccaaatgaattcataacttggcatgatagattgggtctcgggaacaaccatgatgaggagaattattgaaaactctcatggacattcactaaagaactagaagattcttaaatctagtgaattttgttgtgctgcatgttctcaagggaagttaattttaaggtcatcaccagtaaagattggatttgagtcccatgaattcctagaaaggattcaaggtgatatatgtggacctattcatccaccatgtggatcttttagatattttatggtcctgatagacgcatctttgagatggtctcatgtgtgcttattatcttcttgcAACCTGGTGTTTGCGatattactggctcaaattattctattaaaagtacaatttccagaaaattcaattaaagcaattcgtcttgataatgctggtgaatttacttcccaagcttttgatgcttattgaatggctaatggaataagtgttgaacatccagtagcttatgttcacacacaaaatgggttagcaaaatcacttattaagcgcctccaattaattgctag
This window harbors:
- the LOC112779707 gene encoding putative FBD-associated F-box protein At3g50710 isoform X2, with translation MPSFGPHLQELYLNLHVNGRFGLKLPEAIFTCPLLKSLVLKREISLNCGREFPNVYLPSLKNLKLKLFIPYVHPNKLLSGCPVLENLTLFLANNTPDARNVYVPTIQMPRTLKSLTFEDDTIVLDEIYHRVIDTPSLEYLNIKITIPKNSELQVSFSSFPNMVEAHLDIDNARVEHGAWVPDLLRALRETKLLALRYYTTRCLFSAPAFEFPEFHRLVNLEGFDSYTMEYHGPTPPTMVPNCVTSHLKSVEFRAYEDTADEREFIVYLLQKGLVLKTVTISIEPDFDQETKYEFVRELYAELYAIPRGSTTCQLNIWP
- the LOC112779707 gene encoding FBD-associated F-box protein At5g56370 isoform X1 produces the protein MPSFGPHLQELYLNLHVNGRFGLKLPEAIFTCPLLKSLVLKREISLNCGREFPNVYLPSLKNLKLKLFIPYVHPNKLLSGCPVLENLTLFLANNTPDARNVYVPTIQMPRTLKSLTFEDDTIVLDEIYHRVIDTPSLEYLNIKITIPKNSELQVSFSSFPNMVEAHLDIDNARVEHGAWVPDLLRALRETKLLALRYYTTRCLFSAPAFEFPEFHRLVNLEVDVPCFNTNFMLNFLHNCHVLEGLVVGIWPGFDSYTMEYHGPTPPTMVPNCVTSHLKSVEFRAYEDTADEREFIVYLLQKGLVLKTVTISIEPDFDQETKYEFVRELYAELYAIPRGSTTCQLNIWP